The DNA sequence TAACTGGAGTCAGAATCAAGTATAGAAGAGCTGCAGCTCTGAAATTTAACTCTTGAACAGGAATATTAGAAAGATTGAATGCATAAAAATGTCCAAGTTTTATCGATTTGTCCAAAGTGTTGTAAAAGTGATCTAACCAGTAAAACAAAAATCTGGACAATAAAGGAGACTTATGGGCTTAACACATATTTCACTTTCCAGTGGTCATGAAAAACCAGAAATGATTAAATATAAAACAATGTTCAAGCATGGAAGCAATTGCAtcccttcaaagttcaaataagTTGTAACAATTTATGGTCAAATTTTCACAGATTGTCACTGTCACATACTGTaacagaagaaagagaaaacatATAGAGATAGCAAGTACTTGACAAGTAAGGCACCTGATGTATCCACGAATTAATCTGTTGATGTACTTCATCTATTACTGGTCCACGTATAACAGTCAAAGAAGCCTGAAATATTAAGCAACAGTAGCTAATTAACAATGGTGACACTCATCCCTGTGCCAAACTATACTTCAGAAGGTATTAGTAGACACCTTTTCTTCGGGTGTTATGAGAAATGTTCCATTAGGCCGGAAAACATATGCCCCAGAATTCTAccagaaaagaaaaccaaaaaaaaaaaaaacaaaggcaaaTCGTAAATGAAAATAAGTAAACAGTATAGCAAGGATTATTTTCATCAGTTTTCAAGTAGTCAAATTAAAAATACAAAGCAGAGAGAACAAACTTCTATTCAGTATGCATATACCTGAGGAATCAGTGGAGCCTTATCATTACTGCCATTATACCCATTATAAAAGCTGTAAGACTGCTGAACCGATTCTTCCACCTTCAAAAGTAATGAAACAGAGATGTCAGAAGGTAATAGTGGTTAAGAACAAAATTTAAGCAACAGACAAAATAATAACCAAGAAGCTTTGAGGTGCAGTAGATACCAAGCTTCTGCTATTGACATAATTAGTCATTTTGCCTTGTTCTGTGGAAAAAGAGAGTTTCACATTTCCTTGACCAACTTCAATAGTCGACTTTTCTCTGCTTTGAAAGGTGTATACAGATGATCTGGTTGAGCTAGCACCTGTAACCAAAAGAGAACAATCAACACGCCAAGCTTATATTGCTATCCTCAAAAATAGACTCCAGGTATGCCCCCTTAACAAAGTTCAATCATGAGCAATTTATAAGACTGGACCTGCCCCTTCGGCACCCGAGATAGTGTATGTGCTAAAACCAAGTGGTGGTACGGATACTGTAAACACAAGCCAATACTTTGGTGTCTTTGTTGGAGTTTGACCCAAGTATGCCTTAACATAGTAGTTCCTTAAGCCCAGATGGACATCATCTAGAGGAAGAAGCTGTGACTCGATTGCTTTTCCCTCAGAATCATGAACAATGACATCTTCATTGATAACCTACAACCAATTTGAATCTTAATTAGATAAATATCAAACAATACCTGACTGTATATATGGTAAGACTTGACTAATTCATTAACAAGGGAATTCATTTCAAATTCTCATATATGTCACTTACTCCAACACATAAGAAAATCAATCCACCCCCAAGCCCCCACCCGCAAAgagaaaatataataaataaaacatttttGAATATTAAATTGCAAAATActaaaaagaacataaaaaggAGTAAAAGGAGATGTATTATTAACAGAATTATTGCCTTAGTGATTATAAACTCTGCTTTTGCAGAATGTTACCCCACATTGGTTCACATATAAGCAGTTCTGAGAACTTGCAGAACTTTTTTCGTCTTGCTTGTATAGATTTATGTTATTTATGAATGGAAGAAGCACTACCACGTTACATAAAGCACTAAGACTGGAACCAGAAAGGAAGTACTCACAGGAATTCGGACTGTGTCATCCCTCTTCCATCCAAGAGAATTGTACACCACAACAATCTAGAGATGAGAAAACACCACCAGTTAATACAATTTACAGGTCGATTATAAAGTCAAGGCTAATAAGAGCGTGACACTAAAAACTTTTAGTTCCTTACCAATTTTTTCCCCTGAGACAAAGTTACTTCTGATGCAGGGCAATAGCTTATATTCAGAAGTAGACACTGGCAAAATcatgaaaaggaaagaaaagaaaagaaaagaaaaagaagaggatgaGATACAGGTCAAATGTACTTCTTAGCTTGAATAAGAATTTAACTCCAGTTTTACTACTACCTTATCACGAGGTATGAAGTTATGTattatggtaaaaaaaaaaaaaaacagcacaCAAGCTTAAGGGTTCATGATTCTTTGCCTGTTGAAACTTTGTAGTTGGGTTTCCAGATCCAGTATATGATGCAGACTCAACCAAGTGAGCAAGTGAAGTTGCAACTAGTTGCTCAGACTGCACAAAGAAGATGAACAAATGAACAACACTTAAGTGGTCATCATTGAGGAGAGCATTGAAGTTAAAGCTAATTCAAACCTCCATGTATCCTATTGACAATCTTTTGCATAATCATTGGCAACGTGCTGCTTTTCTGTACCAGTGACAGCATCATGATGTTGAGCAATTGCTAAGGCATCTGCCAATGAGTCCGTATTGGGCCCTGAAGTACTCCTTCCTTTAAAAAATTCTAGTTGCCTAGCAGCCTTATTTTCCAACAGCACATACAGATAGGTCAGTAGAAAACTGTCATTAAACTGTGAACGTTAATTGGccaaaggaggaaaaaaaaaaactgtgaaCAGTAATTTCATTACACAGACAGAAAAGATGCGTGAAGATACCAAATAATAGCCACTCATTGTTCTAACGTAGTGTTTCAAGGCTGGTCTGCTTGTGAAGTATCCTGTCCAGTAAGCATTAATGCGATCTGCATAACTGGTATGGGGCATGCTTCAGTTTCTATAGAAAGGTCAACaccaaaaatacaaaataaaagggAAATATAACTAAAAGCTAATAAACATAAGACTCACGGAAAGAAGTCACCAGTCTTGATTGGCCAAGATTCATTTGTAGCATATTTTGCATCAGTATATATGGAAGGAGTAGAGTACAGAGCATTAACACGTCCATCCTAAAAGTACCCAACCAGAACCGATTAAAGTTCAAAATAACAGCATAATAAtcaataggaaaaaaaaattataaaatagtcCGGCAATTCAATATTTAATCAGTTCACTTTGAAAGAAACCCACAAGTATAAAACAACTAAGAAGATTCTGGAGGTGGAAAAACATGCTAATAGACTGAAATAATATATACAGTAACACTTTTTGACTCAGAACAGCTTGATTGTGTTGCCATACAGGATTAAGCTCACAATACAAACTACAAAAGTGTAAAATCTAGTTGATCTGTTTTCCATTTGACTACACAAGCATATCTATCAATAACATTATTTCTAGTTCAGCCAAAGACCTGTCAAAATAACAGTTTGGATTACTCCTAGAGGCATGAAGGGTGTTAAACTATACTGTATTATGGTTTCATAAACCCAGATCATATTCATGCAAGTATTAAGCAATTGTCACCTTGTTGACATAATGAATGAGCTTGTCCATTTGACGGAACCAGGTGTGTGCATACTGATACTTGAAGTCTGTTCCCATGGTCCACATAATATGATTTGTTCGAGTTATGTTAGCCTGAGAATAAATAACTGCTGTCAGAACGAAAGGGAACAGAAAAGCATTTGGGTGTCCAGATATCTAAACATATACAAATAGAAACTCACACACAGGTTGAGGAACTTGGTAAATATACCTGTGATACTGCAGCAGCAACAAAGTCATTAACTCGTTCTTGAACATTGTAATCAAACAAAGTGATGTCATCCTTCAACAGCAACAGTACAGGAATTTAAATTTTAGCAATGCAAATAAGTAAATATTAAGAAAGTGAAGGAATTTAACAACTAGCTCGTGATGGTACCTGGACTATTGGGGATTTATCATTAACTTCAAAATAGAAACCAGAGGGAGGTTCATAATTCTCAGGGAAAGCACCAGAAAAAATCTGCAGCAATTAAGGAGAAAAGCATAATTACTCGAGCAAACAAATCTTCCTCTGTTGccaacaaaggaaaacaaaactaaTACGTCTAACATTTACTAAATGGAACAGCAAGCATGCTATTTCACCTCAGCAGATGAACCGAGACTCTTAGAACCCTGCCAAACAAACTCAAGACTCTTGTCATTTTTGCGTTTTTCCCTGTCCTGGTAATCTATTCGACCAAAGTAAAGTGAGTCGAATCCAACCTACATCGTTACCAAAATGTTATCAATGGAATATAAATAAGCGCAGTCTAGTGTTAGATAAAAAGGAACAAAACTGATGTGTTCTGAGGTAAAAGCCGGAGAGAGGTATGCTTACTTGTGCTCCCAACAAGTAGGCCTGGACAGCCGAATGTCCAAAAGGATCAATTTGCCATCCAATTCTTGGAGTCACATCGAATTCCCTTTTAATAAAGCGATGCCCAAGAGTGGTCTGATCAATCATGTCAACATAATGCGTAGCTGCTTCATCATGCATACACATGCCCCCATTTCTGCAGCAtcggagaaggagaaggagcatCAAGACCCATAAAAGAATAAAGAATAAAGATGAGAGCTGGTTTGGTGTTGAGCGCATTATAGATTTTACATGAATTCTAGTTGACCCGAGCTGACAAGGTCCGTGACTATACGCTGGACGGCATCACTCTGATCTCTCCACCAGCGCTGGAAAAAGGCCTGTAAATGGATTGAGCAGAGTGAACACTTTTCATCATCTGCTAAATTGAtaaaactgagagagagagagagagagaaggtggaGGTACGATTACAATTTCAACGTAGATGAATTTCCGATTCTTGTCAGCCAACAGAGCAGGAATCAAAGAGTCCAACACATTTTGCACACAAGCCCCCTGAATCCATTGAAATGAAACCTCTCAGAATCGAGCAATCAAACCGGATCATCATATATACCAGAAGAAGAATAGGTAGAAAGAGAGACTTGTAATACCTGGATGGAATTGTTGGAGCCAACATAATACTGATCAACGGTCTTCAACCATCCGACGTCGTCGTGGGTGTGAGGGACCAAGTGGACGTTAAGTTTACCGGCGACTATCCCTTGGGAGGTGTTATAGACCATAAATTTGGAGTCAGCGACCGAGATAAGcacacagaagaagaagaagagtaaacGAGGAGTCGTGGTCGCCATGCTCGCTCTCACTCCAGACGAGAGTACTCAAGTCTCAAGTCTCAAGTTGGTTTCAGTAAATGACACGCAATCCTCCTTCCTTCCTACCTCATTGCTTTACGGCTTTACCACTAACCGTCTGTACTAGCTCACAAGCAACACTCGATAGTCAGTTCTACAactgttttttctttctgcctCCGCATCTTTTGACTTCTTCCTCCGCTTCTCTTTCTCAGTTTCCACCtaccaattattattatttttttttaaatgaaaaactaTATCAGTCATGATCTTCTATTTTGAATTTTCAGTACTTATCTTTCTCTAATCCCTAATTCCCTACCCTGTACGAGCAGTAACtactgatttttgtttttctttttggcccCTGTACCTACTACTACTATGATTGCCAGGTGAACATTATTTATTTGCCTACCAATATTCAACTTCATATATTCTTCTCCCTCCAAATTCCAATTTCCAACCCAAAATAAACCTATATTCTTCATTTTGGCGCTATCGGTTTGCTAGGATGCGCTCAAACAAGGGGCAAGGTGCGGATACATAAAATCGTTTCTTGCTTTTCCAGTGTGACATTATTGGGCATTCAAGTTAGAACACagagttgagacttgagaggcACCTAATCAGGGAAGCACCAGTTAAACACCTAGAGGTATCGAAAACCGCTACACAGCATGTGAGTGAGTGATTGCTTCCTTTTCCTCTTATTTTCATTCTTTCCTCTTTCAAACCGCTATACAAAAAGCATTTACTATTACAATGATACAATCTACAGCAACAACTACGTGGTCGACCCAGGAGCTCATGCAATTGCGGGCTTTCTTCCGGACTCAGGAACCATACATATGGAGGTAATCCAAGTCAATAAGGAAAGTGCGAATTTCCATTGGTGCTAGTTCCACCACCAGTTTTGCAGGGTCAACAGCGCCTCCCCTCGCCACCTTAGACTCTTCGGCCGTGGCAGAACCTTCCACTTTCCAAACTAATCTCCTCTTCTCCATTTCAGCTCTTTCTTGATTGGCAGATAAACTCATCTCTGTCACTTTGCTGATCTGAAAACCAACAAGAGGAACCAAGTTAAATTACGTTTTTCACTGAAAACAACAACACTCAGCATTCGGAATCCTTCATTTACACACCTTCTTCCTTGGAAACAACTTTCTTAGTTCCACATTTGCCAATACAGAATAGTCCTTGTCCTCGCCAGTCTTCAAACAAATCAAACAGCCCACAAGATCCATGAATTTCAAATATCTAGAGCATTCAAATGGAAAACAGGGTGTGGACAAGTAAAACTGAGAACGAGTAGGAGAGAGTCAAGACCTCGTATAGGTGAGCCAAACGAAGCAGTACTTTCCCATTTTCAAGTTCCTGcaattttcaaaatataaacATACCGATTAATAACATGGCAGACTAACAGCCAAAATATGGTTATGGACTCATGAGGCAGCCCCCACTTACCTGGAGGGTTATCACAGCAACATTGTCTGGTAAGGCATAGGAAGGGTCAATTCCAGAAAATGTTGATACATGAGAATTCATCCAATCATTTCCTTCCTGCAAAAATAAATATCACTACTTTTGCACATACGCAGACAAATCACTTAATCAACTTCAATCATTGTCTCACCTGTTCGGTGAAGGCCAATAAAAGTGGAGCACTTATCTCTTGGCCAGCTGTGCGACGCCACTTAGAACCTTCTCCAACAGGATCGATTCTGACATAAAACTTCCCTTGGATCTGCAAAATGGCATTTAACCAATAACATGATATATACAACATCACAGTTGGCAGAAGAAAATCGCTCAATGGGGAATGGAGGGAGATGTCATTCTTTAATTCAATGTAAGAAAGAATCAATTCCTAGCTTAATGAAGTATTCTTTTGAGATGAAAGTATGCTTACAGTTAAACCTTCACACTTCTCAGAAACGCAAACCGTTTCATTTAGTATCTCGCCAACACCTCTGATATCATCATGAGTTAGCCTCCTACAAAATACAGAAGCATTTAAGAGCTAACGACAACAAAAGAAATCCTAATTTTATAGATAATACGCATTAAAATAGTAAATACTAGTTTTTCAACAGGAAGCAATCAAAGACAAAAACCTGTGGAGCATCAGCTCTACTTGACCATCTACTAAGCTAGATCCTCCCACTGCACGATCAACCAAGACTGAAAGTTCTGTAGTGCTATCTTGCACATAAATTCCAAGATTAATCTGAAAGATGGTCAAAAAAAGGGGGAATGTTAAAGAAGGTGAAGAAGACATCACAttaaatgagcttgaggagcTTAACACAATTAAGAATACGGTTGGGGATGGAAGAGATTGCTTGCATCCAAGCCGACATCATAACCCAACCCAAAGCCAGAAAATAAAATCTTATTACTTGACACAAATTGAACTATTTATGATGGGATTCGATTAAGTTGGCACTAAGTTTTATAACTTTGAGTTTAAAAACAACAATCTTATAGTTTAATTACCAACAGGCCAACAATGAGGCCAAAAAGACAAGTGCAAATCAATGATTTAGATTAGAGACtgaatgtgaatatgtgatacaATAACAAGATATCAAATCAATCAAGAAAGTCTCAATCTGCCACAAAGGATAACATACCGGGTAATAATTTCCAGCAATTGGTTGGTTCACTTGTAGGTCCCAATCTGTCCTGAAATCTCGAATCTGTCAATCATTCAACAGTAACGAATTCAGTTACCCTTGTTACCTTGCATTTCACATTTCTCTATTGCGATTTTCATCCATTATACTTAGTCAGACAGACAGGTTAAGAAATACCTATACTACACTGTTTCAAACTCTAAATGATAAGTAACGAAACTAAAACTCACAAGACCACAACATATCAAATAATAACACATCACAATATTAAAATACCCGCTTAATGAAGTCGCGACCATTGGAATCTGTGTAGAATGTCTTATTGGTCTTCATGGCTGTTGTAAGTTGAGTTGTGATTTCTTTTCCAATACCATCATCCACGGGTATAGGCCCAATAGTGAACTCTACTTCAGCATGCTCCTTTCCTTTGTATAACCTTGTAATCTGAGATACCCATGGATTGATCTGCTGATGCACTTCATCCAATAATGGGCCTCGCATCACAGTGAGAGAAACCTGATAAAGATACTTAAACATTTGATTATTCTCAGGAATCCAGTGCCTGTAAGTGATTAATTAGTAGCAAAAGAACATTCTtcactgaaaagaaaaaattagttAAGTCCAATTAGTATGATTACCTTTTCTTCAGATTTTATAACAACTGTGCCATTCGGTCTAAATACATATGCCCCAGAGGCCTtcagaaaaaatttaaaatatcaAAATGATAATCAACCACAAAACAATGTTTAAGTATTTAATCACGAAGGAAGTTTACAagatattttgtgtttgactaCCTGAGGATCTTTGTCAGTTCCATCGTTTCCAGTATAATAACTATATGATTGTTCAGCAACCGCTGTAACCTTCCATTGTGAAAATGAGCAACAGAAGTCAAAATTATGAATGGGGGAAGAAatatgaaaggaaaagaaaaggaaaaagaggcATATTGATCGGTGGTTTCTATAACCATAGTAACCATAATTATAAACCATATCAACTAAATAAAAAGTATACAATGAAACTGAATCCTGGAAGTATAGGTACCATATTTCTGCTGTTAATATAACGAGCAAGCTTTCCTTCTGCAGAATAAAGTAGCTTTAAACTCCCTTGCCCAACTTGTATGGTCTTATTTGTATTTCCTTCTGATGTGTATACTTTGGAGATAGTTGAGCTTCGATCTTTATCTGAAAAGTAGAATAATATAACTTCAAAATGTTTTGTCACTGACCTAGAAAGATAAATTAACGTTTATCATACTTTACATGAACAATGCATTAACTATTAGCAATATCCCCTAACCTGTCTGATTTGCACTTGAGACAATGTAAGAGCTGAAACCAAGTGGTGGTACCGTTACTGAAAAAGCTAACCAATATTTGGGCAGTTCACTTGGGGTAATACCCAAATATGCTCGGACATAGTAACTTCTTAATTTCAAAGTGGCATTTGAGAGAGGTAAAAGCTGAGCATCAATTTTTCTTTGGCTAGAATCCTGAACAGTGACCCTTTCATTGGAAACCTGCAATAAAATTTGTCTCGCAGTTAGccatatacaagtaaacacccAATTTCAGGTATCCAAGTATTTCTACCAAGTATATTGTAAATTAAATCCATAAAAAGGAACAAGGTTGTTTTAGATGATACAGCATGTATTCTTCAACGTCTATTGAACATAATACTGAATAATGACTATCGTCTTAATATGTAACCCAAGAATGCAAATTTTAACTGTCATACAAACAAAGTAGAAGAAAACTGTTGATATGACAATGAAAGATTCTGGAACAGTATAAATTACGGATACgaaggaagaaaataaaatttcaaaaaaaaaaacaaatcactatgcttaaaaagaaaacagaataaGGTTACTCAGTACTCACAGGGATCCATATTACTTCCTCTCTCTTCCAACCAAGAGGATTGTAGATAACAACAACCTACAAAATGGTGTGTGTATCTATCATATACATACATTATAATAAAAAGATAAGAAAATGTCAGCTCTGAATCTTCACATTGATGTGGGTGTACAGCTTAGAAGGTTAACAATATGCTTACCAAGCTTTTCCCATCGGATAAAGCAGTTTCTGATGGAGGACAATAACTGATGTTTAGAAGAGGGCACTGCCAACAAATCCACAAGATAGAAATCAAAAGATGCTCAACTAAAACTCTCCTAAATAATGTAAACAATACATCCTTAAAGTAAAGTTCACTATACGGTGAATGAAAGAATGGCTAAGATAAAACTTTGCGAGCCAATATTAATCATTTTGAATAGTTATgacaggggggggggggggggggcatggATTTGAACTTGGCACTTCCTCATCAGAGGAGAGTCAACTAACTAGGCTAATCCCACTTAGGTGTAGTTTGTTAACTCTTCAAGTGCACAAAATACTTTGTCCTCATCATGTTATCCTCATGGATGTCTAACTAGTATAACATGAATGAGTTGCATGCTATGTTGAATACAATGCTGTGATTCTCTTTCTTGTAAAGCAAATACTAACCAGTGTGTTAGTAAATAAGTAGGTGTAACCATTCTGATGTCACTGAACTTTAAAAGGATGGTGAGATATTAACTATTA is a window from the Rosa chinensis cultivar Old Blush chromosome 2, RchiOBHm-V2, whole genome shotgun sequence genome containing:
- the LOC112187607 gene encoding LOW QUALITY PROTEIN: probable alpha-mannosidase At5g13980 (The sequence of the model RefSeq protein was modified relative to this genomic sequence to represent the inferred CDS: inserted 1 base in 1 codon) — encoded protein: MATTTPRLLFFFFCVLISVADSKFMVYNTSQGIVAGKLNVHLVPHTHDDVGWLKTVDQYYVGSNNSIQGACVQNVLDSLIPALLADKNRKFIYVEIAFFQRWWRDQSDAVQRIVTDLVSSGQLEFINGGMCMHDEAATHYVDMIDQTTLGHRFIKREFDVTPRIGWQIDPFGHSAVQAYLLGAQVGFDSLYFGRIDYQDREKRKNDKSLEFVWQGSKSLGSSAEIFSGAFPENYEPPSGFYFEVNDKSPIVQDDITLFDYNVQERVNDFVAAAVSQANITRTNHIMWTMGTDFKYQYAHTWFRQMDKLIHYVNKDGRVNALYSTPSIYTDAKYATNESWPIKTGDFFPYADRINAYWTGYFTSRPALKHYVRTMSGYYLAARQLEFFKGRSTSGPNTDSLADALAIAQHHDAVTGTEKQHVANDYXKRLSIGYMESEQLVATSLAHLVESASYTGSGNPTTKFQQCLLLNISYCPASEVTLSQGKKLIVVVYNSLGWKRDDTVRIPVINEDVIVHDSEGKAIESQLLPLDDVHLGLRNYYVKAYLGQTPTKTPKYWLVFTVSVPPLGFSTYTISGAEGAGASSTRSSVYTFQSREKSTIEVGQGNVKLSFSTEQGKMTNYVNSRSLVEESVQQSYSFYNGYNGSNDKAPLIPQNSGAYVFRPNGTFLITPEEKASLTVIRGPVIDEVHQQINSWIHQITRLHKEKEHVEVEFIVGPIPTDDGIGKEVVTQLDTAMATNKTFYTDSNGRDFIKRIRDYRTDWDFKVNQPVAGNYYPINLGIYMQDNRTEFSVLVDRSLGGSSTVDGQIELMLHRRLLLDDSRGVAEALNETVCVSDECTGLRVLGKFYFRIDPLGDGAKWRRSFGQEIYSPLLLAFAEQDGDNWKNSHATTFSGIDSSYSLPDNVALITLQELDDGKILIRLAHLYEVGEDKDFSVMANVELKKLFPRKKIGKATEMNLSANQERTEMERKRLVWKKEGGSSGTEKGVRGGPVDPAKLVVELAPMEIRTFLIDLEQKFFHRRHHHHDVSDV
- the LOC112187608 gene encoding alpha-mannosidase At3g26720 isoform X2; this translates as MASSTAWAMLLVAVLLAQLLPARSEYIAYNTTAGIVPEKLNVHLVPHSHDDVGWLKTVDQYYVGANNSIRGACVQNVIDSVISALLEDKNRKFIYVEIAFFQRWWRQQSPAMKIKVKDLVTSGQLEFINGGMCMHDEATPHYIDLIDQTTLGHQFILKEFGLTPRVGWQIDPFGHSAVQAYLLGAELGFDSLFFARIDYQDRAVRLRDKTLEVIWQGSKSLAASSQIFTGVFPRHYDPPDGFVFEINDVSPPIQDDILLFDYNVQERVNDFVAAALAQANVTRTNHIMWTMGTDFRYQYGNSWFRQMDKFIHYVNKDGRVNAFYSTPSIYTDAKYAADEQWPLKTDDFFPYADHPNAYWTGYFTSRPAFKGYVRSLSGYYLAARQLEFFKGRSDSGANTDALADALAIVQHHDAVSGTQRQHVAADYAMRLSIGYLEAEKLVASSLAYLSESEPSSGQKRIATKFEQCPLLNISYCPPSETALSDGKSLVVVIYNPLGWKREEVIWIPVSNERVTVQDSSQRKIDAQLLPLSNATLKLRSYYVRAYLGITPSELPKYWLAFSVTVPPLGFSSYIVSSANQTDKDRSSTISKVYTSEGNTNKTIQVGQGSLKLLYSAEGKLARYINSRNMVTAVAEQSYSYYTGNDGTDKDPQASGAYVFRPNGTVVIKSEEKVSLTVMRGPLLDEVHQQINPWVSQITRLYKGKEHAEVEFTIGPIPVDDGIGKEITTQLTTAMKTNKTFYTDSNGRDFIKRIRDFRTDWDLQVNQPIAGNYYPINLGIYVQDSTTELSVLVDRAVGGSSLVDGQVELMLHRRLTHDDIRGVGEILNETVCVSEKCEGLTIQGKFYVRIDPVGEGSKWRRTAGQEISAPLLLAFTEQEGNDWMNSHVSTFSGIDPSYALPDNVAVITLQELENGKVLLRLAHLYETGEDKDYSVLANVELRKLFPRKKISKVTEMSLSANQERAEMEKRRLVWKVEGSATAEESKVARGGAVDPAKLVVELAPMEIRTFLIDLDYLHMYGS
- the LOC112187608 gene encoding alpha-mannosidase At3g26720 isoform X1 is translated as MASSTAWAMLLVAVLLAQLLPARSEYIAYNTTAGIVPEKLNVHLVPHSHDDVGWLKTVDQYYVGANNSIRGACVQNVIDSVISALLEDKNRKFIYVEIAFFQRWWRQQSPAMKIKVKDLVTSGQLEFINGGMCMHDEATPHYIDLIDQTTLGHQFILKEFGLTPRVGWQIDPFGHSAVQAYLLGAELGFDSLFFARIDYQDRAVRLRDKTLEVIWQGSKSLAASSQIFTGVFPRHYDPPDGFVFEINDVSPPIQDDILLFDYNVQERVNDFVAAALAQANVTRTNHIMWTMGTDFRYQYGNSWFRQMDKFIHYVNKDGRVNAFYSTPSIYTDAKYAADEQWPLKTDDFFPYADHPNAYWTGYFTSRPAFKGYVRSLSGYYLAARQLEFFKGRSDSGANTDALADALAIVQHHDAVSGTQRQHVAADYAMRLSIGYLEAEKLVASSLAYLSESEPSSGQKRIATKFEQCPLLNISYCPPSETALSDGKSLVVVIYNPLGWKREEVIWIPVSNERVTVQDSSQRKIDAQLLPLSNATLKLRSYYVRAYLGITPSELPKYWLAFSVTVPPLGFSSYIVSSANQTDKDRSSTISKVYTSEGNTNKTIQVGQGSLKLLYSAEGKLARYINSRNMVTAVAEQSYSYYTGNDGTDKDPQASGAYVFRPNGTVVIKSEEKYLYQVSLTVMRGPLLDEVHQQINPWVSQITRLYKGKEHAEVEFTIGPIPVDDGIGKEITTQLTTAMKTNKTFYTDSNGRDFIKRIRDFRTDWDLQVNQPIAGNYYPINLGIYVQDSTTELSVLVDRAVGGSSLVDGQVELMLHRRLTHDDIRGVGEILNETVCVSEKCEGLTIQGKFYVRIDPVGEGSKWRRTAGQEISAPLLLAFTEQEGNDWMNSHVSTFSGIDPSYALPDNVAVITLQELENGKVLLRLAHLYETGEDKDYSVLANVELRKLFPRKKISKVTEMSLSANQERAEMEKRRLVWKVEGSATAEESKVARGGAVDPAKLVVELAPMEIRTFLIDLDYLHMYGS